In the Telopea speciosissima isolate NSW1024214 ecotype Mountain lineage chromosome 2, Tspe_v1, whole genome shotgun sequence genome, one interval contains:
- the LOC122649812 gene encoding uncharacterized protein LOC122649812 yields MAHGSTIKDLSEKLKDYFPFLENLQRLLSSKINETLDLVGFTAARLKDSHPIVKKFVGFTEKRVTEALPHVKSFLGFSAEKIKEHPYVFGLVVLIVLWNAPPIPRKMMKAPGSDYLMARDDFELSPRSYFLDLRGKKRRRRCLTGRVYKNIKRHPYLLGLAVMIVWWIAARKDLESPEKRLPMLRNDFDF; encoded by the coding sequence ATGGCGCATGGGTCAACAATTAAGGATCTCTCAGAGAAGCTCAAAGACTATTTTCCTTTCTTGGAGAATTTACAGAGGCTCCTGTCAAGTAAAATAAACGAAACACTAGACCTAGTTGGCTTCACTGCAGCAAGATTGAAGGACTCCCATCCTATAGTGAAGAAATTCGTTGGTTTCACGGAGAAAAGGGTGACTGAAGCCCTCCCTCATGTGAAGAGCTTTCTGGGTTTCTCGGCAGAAAAGATCAAAGAACATCCTTACGTATTCGGGCTAGtggttttgattgttttgtgGAATGCTCCTCCCATTCCGAGGAAGATGATGAAGGCCCCCGGAAGCGATTACTTGATGGCCAGGGATGATTTCGAATTGAGCCCTAGATCTTACTTTCTGGATCTGAGGGGGAAGAAGAGACGCAGAAGATGTCTTACAGGGAGGGTTTATAAGAATATCAAAAGACATCCTTACTTGCTTGGATTAGCTGTTATGATCGTATGGTGGATCGCCGCCCGGAAAGATTTGGAAAGCCCCGAGAAGAGACTGCCCATGTTAAGGAACGATTTTGATTTCTGA
- the LOC122652711 gene encoding RCC1 and BTB domain-containing protein 1 — protein sequence MEIHDVLGDSRSLQLATKSAIYVWGYNQCGQTGRKGKESQLRIPKCLPPELFGCPAGFNTRWLDIACGREHTAAVASDGSLFTWGANDFGQLGDGTEEGRKHPQKVKLLQSEFVKSVSCGAHCTAVIAEPRENDGTISTSRLWVWGQNQGSNYPRLYWGAFTPNTIIRQVSCGTVHVVALSENGLLQAWGYNEYGQLGRGFTCEGLQGARVLNAYAKFLDEAPELVKIIRVSCGEYHTAAISEIGDVYTWGLGNMGQLGHCSLQSGDKELLPRRVVALEGIMVKDIACGGVHTCAVTIKGTLYAWGAGQAGQLGLGPQTGYFSCSPNGSDMFLRNIPVLVVPEGVQLVACGHSHTLVSMRDGRIHGWGYNSYGQAANERSTYAWYPSPVDWCVGEMRKLAAGGGHSAVLTDACSLKELCEFRLADDVNLENASKIEDVASRTGSDALARLCERLREHLLGLGDSQCEEEEVDEEL from the exons ATGGAGATTCATGATGTTTTGGGCGATTCACGATCTTTACAACTTGCGACCAAGAGTGCGATATATGTTTGGGGTTATAACCAATGTGGGCAAACGGGTAGAAAGGGTAAAGAATCCCAGTTGAGGATCCCAAAGTGTTTGCCTCCCGAGCTTTTTGGGTGCCCTGCAGGATTCAATACTCGCTGGTTGGATATTGCCTGTGGTCGTGAGCATACTGCGGCTGTGGCCTCAGACGGTTCACTTTTCACTTGGG GGGCAAATGACTTTGGTCAGCTGGGGGATGGAACTGAAGAAGGTAGGAAACATCCACAAAAGGTAAAATTATTGCAGTCAGAATTTGTGAAATCTGTATCTTGTGGAGCGCATTGTACAGCTGTTATTGCAGAACCTCGTGAAAATGATGGGACTATCTCAACCAGTAGACTTTGGGTTTGGGGGCAAAATCAG gGCTCAAATTATCCACGTTTATATTGGGGAGCCTTTACTCCAAACACG ATCATCCGCCAAGTATCTTGTGGGACAGTTCACGTGGTGGCTCTATCCGAGAATGGCTTACTTCAGGCATGGG GCTACAATGAGTATGGTCAACTTGGCAGAGGTTTTACCTGTGAAGGGCTCCAGGGGGCTCGTGTTTTAAATGCTTATGCGAAATTCCTTGATGAAGCCCCTGAGCTTGTGAAGATTATTCGAGTGTCATGCGGGGAGTACCACACAGCAGCTATTTCAGAAATTGGTGATGT GTATACATGGGGTTTAGGAAATATGGGTCAACTTGGCCATTGTTCCCTTCAATCTGGAGATAAAGAGCTGTTGCCCAGGCGAGTGGTTGCTCTTGAAGGGATAATGGTCAAGGATATTGCATGTGGTGGTGTCCATACATGTGCTGTGACCATAAAGGGGACTCTTTATGCTTGGGGTGCTGGGCAGGCAGGGCAGTTAGGGCTGGGACCCCAGACTGGATACTTCTCATGCTCTCCCAATGGTTCTGATATGTTCCTCCGTAATATTCCTGTGTTGGTTGTTCCAGAAGGTGTCCAACTTGTTGCATGTGGACATTCCCACACACTTGTCTCAATGAGAGATGGAAGGATCCATGGCTGGGGTTATAATAGCTACGGTCAGGCTGCTAATGAGAGATCTACCTATGCTTGGTATCCATCAcctgttgattg GTGTGTTGGAGAAATGAGGAAACTGGCAGCTGGTGGTGGCCATTCAGCTGTGTTGACTGATGCATGCTCCTTGAAAGAATTATGTGAATTCAGGCTTGCAGACGATGTTAATCTAGAAAATGCATCCAAGATTGAGGATGTTGCATCAAGAACAGGATCAGATGCATTAGCACGTCTTTGCGAAAGATTGAG GGAACATTTGCTTGGTTTGGGTGATAGTCAGTGTGAAGAGGAAGAGGTTGATGAGGAACTGTGA